The genomic stretch CGCCACGAAACCGCCGCGACGGCCGAAGCACTGCGCCGCCTGCTGCGCCAGGGCGCCGAAATGCTGCTCATCGCGGGCGCCTCCGCCACGGTGGACCGCCGCGATGTCGGCCCCGCCGCCATCGTCAAGGCGGGCGGGCGGATCGAGCATTTCGGCATGCCGGTGGACCCGGGCAATCTGATCTGCCTTGGCGCCGTCGGGGAGATCCCGGCCCTGGTCCTGCCCGGCTGTGCCCGCAGCCCCAAGCTGAACGGCTTTGACTGGGTGTTGCAGCGCCTCTTTGCCGGGCTCCCCGTCCATGCGCGGGATGTGATGGGCATGGGCGTCGGCGGCCTGCTCAAGGAGATCGAGACGCGGCCCCTGCCCCGCGCCAAGGCGCCGCAGACCGCTCCCCTCGCCTCCGCGCCGCGCAAGCCGCGCCAGGTGGCGGGCCTGGTGCTCGCCGCCGGCCGCTCCCGCCGCATGGCGCCGCTGAACAAGCTGCTGGTGGCCGACACCAAGGGGGTCGCCATGGTGACGCGCGTGGTGGACAACGTCATCGCCAGCGGCGTCCGCCCCGTGCTGGTCGTCACCGGCCATGAGCGCGAACGCGTGGAGGAGGCGCTCTCCGGCCGCCCCATCATCTTCGTCCATGCCGAGGATTACGCCGAAGGCCTCTCCGCCAGCCTGAAAGCCGGCCTCGCCGCCCTGCCGCCGGAGCCTGAGGGCGTCCTGATCGCCCTCGGTGACATGCCGCTGGTGGAACCGGGCGTGATGGCCCGCATCCTGGCCGGCTTCGACCCGGAGGAAGGCCGCGCCATCGTGCAGCCCACCTTCCGCGGCAAGCAGGGCAACCCGGTGCTCTGGGGCCGCGAATTCCTGCCCGAGATGATGACCATCACCGGCGATGTCGGCGCGCGGCAATTGGTCGGCAAGCATGCCGACCGGCTGATCGAGGTCGAAGTGGCCGATGACGGCGTGCTGCGCGATTTTGACACGGTGGATTCGCTGAAAGGCGCGCCCGGCTTCGGCGGCAAGAAATAGCGGCTTCTTGCCACGCCCGCCCCGCGCTACCTTGCCTCAGCCCAGGAGGATGCCCCGATGACGCCGACCGAATTCGAAGCCGCCCTGCTGCGCGATGGTTTCAGCGCCGAAACCCGCGCGATCGAGCCTGACCGCGTCACACCCGAGCACAGCCACCCGTTTGACGTCCGCGCCCTGGTGCTGGAGGGCGAGATCACCCTCTCCAGTGCCGGGGGCAGCCGCACCTACCGCCCGGGCGAGGTCTTCACCATGGCGGCCGGCTGCCCGCATGCCGAGGCGGTGGGGCCAACTGGCGTGCGCAACCTGGTGGGCCGGCGGCATCAGGCGCCGGCAGGCTGAGAGCAGCGCGCGCAGACGCCCTCCACCTCCACCGTCATCCGCCCCGGCTTGAAGCCGGCGCGCGCAGCCGCTGCCTCCAGCGCATGGGCCACGGCGTGGTCGGTCAGTTCCGTCGTGGCGCCACAGGTGCCGCAGATCAGGAATTGATGCTGGTGGTCATGCCCGGCATGGGCGTGCCCGGCCTCCACACAGGGCAGGAAGGCGTTCAGCCGCTCCAGCTTGTGGATCAGGCCCTGCTCCAGCAGGAAATCCAGCGCGCGATAGACGGTGGGCGGGGCAGCCACCCCGCGCTCCTCGCGCAGGCGGTCCAGCAGGGCATAGGCGCCCATCGGCTGCTCGGCCGCCAGCACCAGGCGCAGCACCTGGCGCCGGAGCGGGGTGAGTTGGGCGCCGCGCGCCGCGCATTGCCCGGCCGCACGGTCCAGCGTCGCTTCCATATCCATCGGGGGCCTCACTTGCGGTTGCTGGATGCCATATAGTGCTCCGACATGGCCAGCACCCCTCCCCCCCTCATGATCCCGGATGAAGCGGCGCGCGCCCGCATCATCGCGGCCGTGCGCTTTGATGCGCGCGGCCTGGTTCCCGCCATCGCGCAGCAGCATGACACGGGCGAGGTGCTGATGATGGCCTGGATGAACGCCGAATCGCTCAGCGAAACTCTCGCCACCGGCCGCGCCTGCTATTTCAGCCGCAGCCGGGGCGGGCTCTGGCGCAAGGGCGAAAGCTCGGGCCAGGCGCAGGCCGTCATGGATCTGCGGCTGGATTGCGATGGCGATACGCTGCTGCTGCTGGTGGACCAGACCGGCGTCGCCTGCCACACCGGGCGGCGCAACTGCTTCTATTTCGCGCCCCGCGCGGGAGAATTGGTGGAAATCGCCCAGCCCCTGGTCAGCCCCGAAAGCCTCTACGGCGCATGAGCCAGACGCCCGTCACGCTGCTCACCGGCTTTCTCGGCGCCGGCAAGACCACCCTGCTGAACCGCCTGCTGCGCGAGCCCGAAATGGCCGGCACCGCCGTGCTGATCAATGAATTCGGCGAGATCGGCCTCGATCACCTGCTGGTGGAGCGGCTGGATGAGGATGCGGTGCTGCTCGCCGCCGGCTGCCTGTGCTGCACCATCCGGGGCGATCTCTCCCGCGCCCTCAGGGATCTGGCGCAACGCCCGCAGCCCATCGCGCGCGTGGTGATCGAAACCACGGGCCTGGCCGACCCCGCCCCCATCCTGCAAACCCTGATGAGCGACCCGCTGCTGCTGCGCGACTACCGGCTGGATGGCGTGGTGACGCTGGTGGATGCCGTGCATGGCATGGCCACCCTGGATGACCAGCCCGAGGCGCTACGCCAGGCGGCCGTGGCGGACCGTATCGTCATCACGAAAAGCGACCTCGCGGACCCCGCACCGCTGCGCGCGCGGCTGGCGGCGCTCAACCCGATGGCGCCCATCCTGGTCGGCGAGGTTTCGGCCGCCCAACTCATCCATTCCGGCCCCTTTTCCAGCGACGGCAAGCTGCCGCAGATCACCGACTGGATCGCCGCCAGCAGCCATCACCACCACCATCACCAGCACGACGTAAACCGCCATGATGCCCGCATCCGCGCCCTTTGCCTGCGCTTCGAGGCACCACTCCCCTGGGAGGGGCTGGCCAGCTACCTGGAAATGATGGCGATGACGCAGGGCAGCCACATGCTGCGCATGAAGGCCGTGCTGAACCTGCAAGGCCAGCGCGGCCCGGTGGTGATGCATGGCGTGCAGCACAGCTTCCACCCGCCCCGCATGCTGGAATCCTGGCCCGCGGGGGATGACCGATCGAGCCGCCTCGTCTTCATCCTGCGGGACCTGGATCCGCGTGTGGTGGAAGATGGACTGCGCGCCTTCCTGGACGCCGCCGCATGAAGGTCGAGACCGTCACTGGCCCCGCGCTGCTGCCGCATGTCTCAGCCCTCGCTCGGCTGCGCGGCGCGGTTTTCGCCGAATGGCCCTACCTCTATCAAAGCCCGCCCGGCGAGGAGGAGCGTTACCTCCGGCACTATATCGAGGGCGAAGGGGCGGCCATCATCCTGGCGCGCGACGGCGTGGAGATCGTGGGGGCCGCCACCTGCCAGCCCATGGCCGCGACGCACGGCCCGGTGCGCGCCTGCTTCGAGGCCGCCGGCCGTAACCCCACGGACTACGCCTATTTCGGCGAATCCGTGCTGCTGCCGGCCTATCGCGGCCAGGGCATCGGCGTCGCCTTTTTCGCGGCGCGGGAGGCGCATGCGGCGAGCCTCGGCCTACCCTGCTCCACCTTCTGCGCCGTGGTCCGCAACGTGAATGATCCACGCCGCCCGGCCAGCTACACGCCGCTCGATGGCTTCTGGGGCAAGCGCGGCTACACGCATCATCCGGAACTCTCCTGCGTCTTCGACTGGACCGAGATCGGCGACGGCAAGCCTTCGCCGCATGCGCTCTCCTTCTGGATCAAGCAGCTCGGCCGCGATCGCCCCGGCGCCCTTCCGCCGGGGCATCCATCGCAGGCCCCGACATGATGCGCCTCGCCACCCTCGCCTGGCCGGTGGAACCCACGCCGGATGTGGCGGCCTATGCCGCGAAGCTCGACCACTGGGCCGCTGAGGCGAAGCGCGCCGGCGCGGATCTGCTGCACATGCCCGAATATGCCTGCGTGGAACTGGGGGCCGCACTCGCCGGCGGCGCGCCGGATGCCGCGACTGAGCTGCGCGCCATGGTGGATCAGGCCGGGCCCATCCTGGCGGCGATGCGCGAAGCCGCCCGCCGCCACGCCCTCTGGCTGCAACCCGGCACGCTTCCCATGCGGGATGGCGCGCGCATCGTGAATCGCGCGCCGCTGATTGCGCCGGATGGCAGCCTCGCCTTCCAGGAGAAGCGCCAGATGACGCGCTTTGAGGATGAGCGCTGGGGCATCTCGCCGGGTGCGCCGCCCAGCGTGTTCCAGACGCCCTGGGGCCTGATCGGCATCGCCATCTGCTATGACGCGGAATTCCCCAAGCTGGTGCGCGCCCAGGTGGAAGCCGGCGCCTGGCTGATCCTGGTGCCGACCTGCACGGACACACTCCATGGCTTCCACCGCGTGCGCATCGGCGCCGCCGCCCGCGCCATGGAAAACCAGTGCTTCGTGGCCCTCGCCCCCACCGTGGGCGGCTTTGCGGCCTCGGTCGCACTCGATGAAAATCACGGCGCCGCCAGCGTGTTCGGCCCGGTGGATCGCGGCTTCGCCGAGGATGGCGTGGTGGCCGCCGCCGCCCTCGACGCACCCGGCCTGCTGATCACCGATCTCGATCCCGCGCGGCTGGAGGCCGTGCGCGCCGATGGCGCCGTGCGCAACCACCACGACTGGCCACGCGCGCCCATCCCCCGCCCCCTGCCGGCGGCCTTCGCATGATTCCCCGGGCATGCTCCGCATGATGCTCTACCTCGCCGCCGGCGAAGCCTCGGGCGATATCCTGGGAGCGCGGTTGATCGCGGCCCTGCGCGCGCGCGACTCCAGCCTGGAATTCGCCGGCATCGGCGGCGAGCGCATGGCCGAGCAGGGCTTCGCCTCGCTGTTCGACATCAGGCAATTGGCGCTGATGGGTGTGGCGGAGGTGCTGCCCAGCCTGTTTCGCCTCAAGCAGCGCATGGAGGAAGCGGTGGCCGACATCACTGCCCGCCGCCCGCGCCTGATCATCACGATTGACAGCCCCGGCTTCACCTTGCGCCTCGCCGCGCGGGTGAAGCATCTGGGCATTCCCGTCATCCATTACGTCGCCCCCCAGGTCTGGGCCTGGCGGCCGGGGCGGGTGAAGAAGATCGCGCAGTGCGTGGACCGCATCCTCGCCTTGCTGCCCTTCGAGGCGCCGATCTTCGAAGCCGCCGGCATTCCCGTGGATTTCGTCGGCCACCCCATCCTGGAGAGTGAGGCCGCGCATGGCGTGGCCGAGCATGCGCCCGGTGATGGCCGCCGCCTCATCATCATGCCCGGCAGCCGGCGCGGCGAGGTTTCGCGCCTGCTGCCCATCTTCGCCGAGACGCTGAAGCGCCTGCCCGGCGATCTCCATCCCATCATCGGCCTGGCCGGCACGGTGGAGGAGATGGTCCGCGCACGCACTGCCGAATGGGGACGCCCTGTCAGCCTGGTGCGCAGCCCGCAGGACAAGGCAGATGCCTTCGCCGCGGCACGGGCGGGGCTGATCAAATCGGGCACCTCCTCGCTGGAAGCCGCCGTGGCCGGGCTGCCGCATGTGATCGGCTACACCTTCAACCCGATCTCCAACGCCATCATCCGGCAGTTGCATCTGGTGAAATATGCGAGCCTCGTGAACCTGCTGCTGGATGAACCGCTGGTGCCCGAATTCCTGCTGCACCAATGCAGGCCCGAAGGGCTTGCGGCCGCGCTGCGCCGCCTGATCGAGGATGACGAAGCGGTGGCGCGCCAGCGCGAGGGCTTCACCCGCGCGCTGGCGCGGCTGCACCCCGAACATGGCCTGCCCAGCGAAGCCGCGGCCGATGCCGTGCTGCGGCAGCTGTGAGCCTGGCGCAACCCGGCCGCAGTGCCGCGCGGCCGCACCAGCGAAGCCGGAACCTGGCCGGAAATCGCAGCGGGGGCGGATTTCCCCCCTTCGCTTTCGATGAAACGGGCTTAGCCTTGTTCCATGCTTGAGCTACGCGGCATCACCAGGCGATTCAAGATCGGCCCCACCGAGCGCACGGTGCTGCACGGCATTGACCTCGACCTCGCCGGGGGCGAGCTGGTGTCGCTGATGGGGGGCTCTGGCTCGGGCAAGACCACCTTCATGAACATCGTCGGGCTGCTGGACCGGCCCAGTTCGGGCAGTTATCGCATCCGGGGCGAGAATGTGCTGGCCGCCCAGGCGGATGCGCAATCGCTGATGCGCAACAAGATGATCGGCTTCGTCTTCCAGCAATTCTTCCTGATGCCGCGCCTCAATGCCTGGCGCAACGTCGCACTCCCGCTGATGTATCGCGGCACGCCGGAGGGCGAGGCCCGCCGCCGCGCCGAAGCCATGCTGGAGCGCGTGGGGCTGGGCCAGCATCTCAACCATGTGCCCAACATGCTCTCGGGCGGGCAGAAGCAGCGCGTGGCCATCGCCCGCGCCCTGGTGGGCGAGCCCGCGGTGCTGCTGGCCGATGAGCCGACCGGCGCGCTGGACCCCATCGTCAGCCGCGAGATCATGGGCCTGTTTGAGGAGATGAACCGTGATCTGGGCGTGCTGGTGCTGATCATCACGCATGATCCGGGGGTTGCCGCGCGCTGCCGGCGCCGGCTGATGCTGACGCAGGGCCATCTGGCCGACCAGACGGTGCTGGCATGACCGCCCCCGATCGCTGGAGGGCGCTTGCCCGGAGGCGTGAATCGGTGGCGCAAACATGATCCGCCAGACCCTCATGGAAGCGGCCGGCAATCTGCTGGCGGCCTGGCAGCGCAGCCTCCTCGCGCTCATCGGCATCGTGGTGGGCGCGGGGGCGGTGATCGCCATGCTGCATGCCGGCACGATGGCGCGGCAGGAGACCATTCGCCAGTTTCGCCAGATGGGGACGGATACGCTGATCCTGCGCGCCGACAGCCCGCAGGGCCTGGGCAATTTCCGCCTGGGCGACATTGAATCCGTGCCCGCCATGGTGCCCACCGTGGGCGAGATCGCGCCCTTCATGATCGGCGGCGGGCCGGTGACCTATGAGGGGCAGACGCGCAATGCGGGCTTCATCGGCGCCACGGGCAGCTTCGCCGATGTGGCACGGCTGCCCATGGCGGCGGGGCGGTTCCTCTCCCCGCATGACCGGTTTGAGCTGCATGCCGTGCTCGGCTCCGACCTCGCGCAGCAATTATCCACCCCCTTCTCGGCGATCCGCGTCGGCTCGCAGATTCGCGTCAGCCGCTACATCTTCACCGTGATCGGCGTGATCGAGCCCGTGCTGATGAACCCGATGCTGCCCATGGATGTGAACGGC from Sediminicoccus sp. KRV36 encodes the following:
- a CDS encoding cupin domain-containing protein, which produces MTPTEFEAALLRDGFSAETRAIEPDRVTPEHSHPFDVRALVLEGEITLSSAGGSRTYRPGEVFTMAAGCPHAEAVGPTGVRNLVGRRHQAPAG
- a CDS encoding ABC transporter ATP-binding protein, with translation MLELRGITRRFKIGPTERTVLHGIDLDLAGGELVSLMGGSGSGKTTFMNIVGLLDRPSSGSYRIRGENVLAAQADAQSLMRNKMIGFVFQQFFLMPRLNAWRNVALPLMYRGTPEGEARRRAEAMLERVGLGQHLNHVPNMLSGGQKQRVAIARALVGEPAVLLADEPTGALDPIVSREIMGLFEEMNRDLGVLVLIITHDPGVAARCRRRLMLTQGHLADQTVLA
- the lpxB gene encoding lipid-A-disaccharide synthase encodes the protein MLRMMLYLAAGEASGDILGARLIAALRARDSSLEFAGIGGERMAEQGFASLFDIRQLALMGVAEVLPSLFRLKQRMEEAVADITARRPRLIITIDSPGFTLRLAARVKHLGIPVIHYVAPQVWAWRPGRVKKIAQCVDRILALLPFEAPIFEAAGIPVDFVGHPILESEAAHGVAEHAPGDGRRLIIMPGSRRGEVSRLLPIFAETLKRLPGDLHPIIGLAGTVEEMVRARTAEWGRPVSLVRSPQDKADAFAAARAGLIKSGTSSLEAAVAGLPHVIGYTFNPISNAIIRQLHLVKYASLVNLLLDEPLVPEFLLHQCRPEGLAAALRRLIEDDEAVARQREGFTRALARLHPEHGLPSEAAADAVLRQL
- a CDS encoding carbon-nitrogen hydrolase family protein codes for the protein MMRLATLAWPVEPTPDVAAYAAKLDHWAAEAKRAGADLLHMPEYACVELGAALAGGAPDAATELRAMVDQAGPILAAMREAARRHALWLQPGTLPMRDGARIVNRAPLIAPDGSLAFQEKRQMTRFEDERWGISPGAPPSVFQTPWGLIGIAICYDAEFPKLVRAQVEAGAWLILVPTCTDTLHGFHRVRIGAAARAMENQCFVALAPTVGGFAASVALDENHGAASVFGPVDRGFAEDGVVAAAALDAPGLLITDLDPARLEAVRADGAVRNHHDWPRAPIPRPLPAAFA
- the hisI gene encoding phosphoribosyl-AMP cyclohydrolase, encoding MIPDEAARARIIAAVRFDARGLVPAIAQQHDTGEVLMMAWMNAESLSETLATGRACYFSRSRGGLWRKGESSGQAQAVMDLRLDCDGDTLLLLVDQTGVACHTGRRNCFYFAPRAGELVEIAQPLVSPESLYGA
- a CDS encoding Fur family transcriptional regulator; the protein is MDMEATLDRAAGQCAARGAQLTPLRRQVLRLVLAAEQPMGAYALLDRLREERGVAAPPTVYRALDFLLEQGLIHKLERLNAFLPCVEAGHAHAGHDHQHQFLICGTCGATTELTDHAVAHALEAAAARAGFKPGRMTVEVEGVCARCSQPAGA
- a CDS encoding GTP-binding protein; the protein is MSQTPVTLLTGFLGAGKTTLLNRLLREPEMAGTAVLINEFGEIGLDHLLVERLDEDAVLLAAGCLCCTIRGDLSRALRDLAQRPQPIARVVIETTGLADPAPILQTLMSDPLLLRDYRLDGVVTLVDAVHGMATLDDQPEALRQAAVADRIVITKSDLADPAPLRARLAALNPMAPILVGEVSAAQLIHSGPFSSDGKLPQITDWIAASSHHHHHHQHDVNRHDARIRALCLRFEAPLPWEGLASYLEMMAMTQGSHMLRMKAVLNLQGQRGPVVMHGVQHSFHPPRMLESWPAGDDRSSRLVFILRDLDPRVVEDGLRAFLDAAA
- a CDS encoding GNAT family N-acetyltransferase; translated protein: MKVETVTGPALLPHVSALARLRGAVFAEWPYLYQSPPGEEERYLRHYIEGEGAAIILARDGVEIVGAATCQPMAATHGPVRACFEAAGRNPTDYAYFGESVLLPAYRGQGIGVAFFAAREAHAASLGLPCSTFCAVVRNVNDPRRPASYTPLDGFWGKRGYTHHPELSCVFDWTEIGDGKPSPHALSFWIKQLGRDRPGALPPGHPSQAPT
- a CDS encoding molybdopterin-binding/glycosyltransferase family 2 protein; translation: MIFGPTPLDEAEGAILAHSVRLKDRAIKKGTVLDAAAITALRASGMAEVIAARLGQGDVPEDEAASRIADALMSPLLARSRAATGRVNLLAETAGLFVVDAGIIDRLNALDESLTLATLPNFSLVQPREMLATIKVIPFAVPGGALGVAEALLRQHKVLTLHPFRPLKVGLVLTELPGVKESVMEGAVEVTQARIEALMGSLLPVERVRHETAATAEALRRLLRQGAEMLLIAGASATVDRRDVGPAAIVKAGGRIEHFGMPVDPGNLICLGAVGEIPALVLPGCARSPKLNGFDWVLQRLFAGLPVHARDVMGMGVGGLLKEIETRPLPRAKAPQTAPLASAPRKPRQVAGLVLAAGRSRRMAPLNKLLVADTKGVAMVTRVVDNVIASGVRPVLVVTGHERERVEEALSGRPIIFVHAEDYAEGLSASLKAGLAALPPEPEGVLIALGDMPLVEPGVMARILAGFDPEEGRAIVQPTFRGKQGNPVLWGREFLPEMMTITGDVGARQLVGKHADRLIEVEVADDGVLRDFDTVDSLKGAPGFGGKK